The Xenopus laevis strain J_2021 chromosome 5L, Xenopus_laevis_v10.1, whole genome shotgun sequence genome has a segment encoding these proteins:
- the LOC108716530 gene encoding uncharacterized protein LOC108716530 encodes MGLLRSFYTMYSTMSQTSDPCTFLLQERDIKEHIETSDYVTEGFNYIKLSLPVCPVSVEKAGYVEDVECGNTLFVQEEIRPVPLLIPTDIRCDGLRCPIPSIEGQLTNREPELSSAIIQEFQLIVPYIETLIRDTENGTSVKGILLGVLLPQVFVYLLEFCWSSRKKAEKEAPAEKESEGPQHPAQTHDNMEAEAELSRSGSKKKEEPRSAKKKKKLHHSEAHEHQGSQRPNNNATMNAEEEKELKQLFQQFICQCLEGDF; translated from the exons ATGGGTTTGTTGAGAAGTTTCTATACAATGTACAGCACCATGTCCCAAACATCTGATCCATGTACTTTTCTCTTACAGGAAAGAGATATCAAAGAACATATTGAGACATCGGATTATGTGACTGAAGGATTCAACTACATCAAACTCAGTTTGCCAGTTTGCCCAGTGTCTGTTGAAAAGGCCGGTTATGTAGAGGATGTAGAGTGCGGCAATACCCTGTTTGTACAGGAagagatcagaccagtccctcTGCTGATTCCTACAGACATAAGATGTGAT GGCTTGCGTTGTCCAATTCCTTCTATAGAGGGTCAGCTCACTAACCGAGAGCCAGAGCTGAGTAGCGCCATCATTCAG GAATTCCAACTAATTGTGCCTTATATTGAGACCCTCATCAGAGATACTGAGAATGGCactagtgtgaaaggaatccTTTTG GGCGTCTTGTTACCACAAGTCTTTGTCTATCTACTAGAATtctgctggtccagcagaaagaaGGCAGAAAAGGAGGCCCCTGCTGAAAAAGAGAGCGAAGGGCCACAACATCCTGCTCAAACCCATGATAACATGGAGGCAGAAGCAGAACTTAGTAGGAGTGGAAGCAAAAAGAAGGAGGAGCCTAGAAGcgctaagaagaagaaaaagctgCACCACTCTGAGGCTCATGAACACCAAGGCTCACAGAGACCAAATAACAATGCAACAATGAACgcagaagaggagaaggaattaAAGCAGCTTTTCCAGCAGTTCATCTGCCAATGCTTGGAAGGAGATTTCTGA